Within Methyloversatilis discipulorum, the genomic segment CCGTCGCGCGAAGTGCCGCCCGACGTGGTGACCATGCATTCCACCGTGCGCTTCAGCATCGCACCGGCCAATGAGACGCAGAGCCTGACGCTGGTGTTTCCGCGCGAAGTGGGCGATGGCGATGGCCGCGTATCGGTGCTGGCACCGGTGGGCAGTGCGCTGCTCGGACTGAGCGAAGGCGACGAGATCGACTGGCCGGGACCGAGCGGTGGCACGCTGCGCGTGCGCATAGACAAGGTGGTGTACCAGCCCGAACGGGCCGGCGATTTCGCGCGCTGAGCAGCGCCGGCGTCCGCTAGGCGGGCGCCAGACGCGTCAGGCCGCTGCGGCCGCCGGTGCCGCGACGGTGGCGAGAAAGCGGGCGCGCAGGACTTCCGCAGGCAGGTGGCGGCCGATCAGCACGACGCGACTCATGCGCGCCTCCCCTGCTTCCCACGGCCGGCCGTAGTCGAAGCCGGCGATGCGGTGCACGCCCTGGAAGATGAGACGCCGGTTTTCGCTCTCGATCGACAGGATGCCCTTGTAGCGCAGCAGATCGACCGAGTGTTCGTTGATCAGCGTGTCGACGAAGGCGGACACGCGCTCCAGGTCGAGCGGCGCTTCGCATTCGAGCAGCAGCGAGCCGACCGCGTCATCCCACGACTTGCGCGCCATGCCGGCGATGCCTGAGATCGCGCGCGGCGACACCGGGTGCCAGCCGCGCACCGGCAGTCCGCGTTCGTCCAGCGAAAAACCCTTGATCGAAAAAAGGTCGCGCCAGCTTTCGTCGGCACTGCCGGCGACGATGAGCGGTGCGCGTGCATTGACGCGCTGCAGCCGCGTACAGAGTTCGTACAGCGCTTCCGGCGTCACCAGATCGGCGTGCGAAATGAGCAGCCGGTCGGCGAACGCCACCTGTGACGCAGCCACCCGCTCGCGGCGGAACTGGCCGTCGAAATGCACCGCGTCGACCACGGTAACGACGCCGTCCAGCCGGTAACGCTCGCGCAGCCGGGCGTCGTTGAAAAAGGTCTGCACCACAGGCGCCGGATCTGCCAGGCCGGTGGTTTCGACGATGAGGCGGTCGAAGGCCAGATCGCCCGCGTCGCGCCGGGCCAGAAGGCCGGCCAGCGCGTCGCCCAGTTCGCCCTGCACGGTGCAGCAGATGCAGCCGTTCGACAGTTCGACCACCGACACCGCGGCGCGGTCGAGCAGCGCGCCGTCGATGCCGGCGGCGCCGAACTCGTTCTCGACCACGGCGATGCGCTGGCCGTGGTTGGCGGCCAGCAGGCGATTCAGCAGCGTGGTCTTGCCGGCGCCGAGGAATCCGGTCAGCAGAGTGACCGGGATGGATTCATGAGGGGTCATCGAGACTCTCTCCAAAAAAGATGCCGGGGAAGGCTCGCGCCGACCCCGGCCAATAGGAGGAGGGTGGTACATCGGTGAAAGCCTTCGTCATCATCGACGCCGGCCTAGGGTCTGTTGCCATTGAATCGCGGGCCGCGCGCGATTCCCGATGCGTCCAGATCAAGGCGGGCCGACGCCGGCTGACTGGCCGTCAGGCCAGGAGGCCCAACGCGGAGCTGGGCGCATCGGGACTCGCGCCCTTCGGGTTTGCAGCGTGCGAGGCACGGACTGCGTTGCGCTCCTTGTCGAGACGGCCAGTCTCGACTTCGTCGCACGCCTTGCCCGTGCCTCGCGCGCTGCAAACGCGGTTCGTGATTCAATGGCAACAGACCCTAGCAACATTTACCGGAGGCGCCGCCGAAGCGCGCCTCCTGGCGTTCACGGAAAAATTCTTCATACGTCATGGGCACCTGGTCCGGGTGCTTCATGCGCATGTGCTGGACATAGGTATCGTAGTCCGGCAGTCCGACCATGAGTCGGGCAGCTTGCCCGAGGTATTCACCCATGCGCGCGAGGTCCTTGAACATGGCGGCGCCCTCAGTGCATGCCCTGCCCGCCACGCGCCCGCAGGATGAGCAGGCGCGCGGCAGACACGACGGTCAGCCCTTGTGAGGCAGACCATCGACCGGAGGACATGTTCATACGCATCACGGAAACGGAGCGCCGCGCCGCCCGCAGGGCCGCCCCAAGGGCAGGCGCAGCCCCCTCGGGGGGCAGCGAACGCAGTGAGCGTGGGGGTCTCATTTCAAGCTTTGACGGTCTCGCCATGCACGCCGTGGTGCGTTTCGCGCACCGTCGGGTGTTCGTGACGAAGGGCCTGCAGCACCTTGCGGATGCCGAAGAAGGTGATCGACAGCACGACCAGCACGAACATCGACGCCAGCGCCGCATCGACGTAGTCGTTGAAGATGACCTGCTGCATCTGTTCGATGCTCTTGGCCGGCGCCAGCACTTCGCCGTTCTCGGCGGCGGCGCTGAACTTGGCGGCGTGCGCGAGGAAGCCGATCTTCGGGTTGTCGCTGAACACCTTCTGCCAGCCGGCGGTCAGCGTGCAGGCGAGCAGCCACACGGTGGGCAGCACGGTCACCCACATGTAGCGCTGCTTCTTCATCTTCACCAGCACCACGGTGGCCAGCACCAGCGCCACGGCTGCCAGCATCTGGTTGGCGACGCCGAACAGCGGCCACAGCGTGTTGATGCCGCCCAGCGGATCGACCACGCCCTGGTAGAGGAAATAGCCCCAGGCGGCGACGCACAGGCCGGTGGCGACCAGGTTGGGAATCAGCGCCTCGGTGCGCTTGAAGGCCGGCACGAAGCTGCCCATCAGGTCCTGCAGCATGAAGCGTCCGGCCCGCGTGCCCGCATCGACCGCGGTCAGGATGAACAGCGCTTCGAACAGGATGGCGAAGTGGTACCAGAAGGCCATCATGCCCTGCCCGCCGATCACCTGATGCAGGATGTGCGCCATGCCGACCGCCAGCGTCGGTGCGCCGCCGGCACGCGAAATAATGGTCGATTCGCCGACGTCGGCTGCGGTCTGCGTCAGCACCTCCGGCGTCACGACGAAGCCCCACTGCGAAATCACGGTGGCCGCTTCCTGCGCCGTCTTGCCGATCAGCGCCGCCGGGCTGTTCATCGCGAAATAGACGCCCGGATCGATGACCGAGGCAGCGACCAGCGCCATGATGGCAACGAAGGACTCCATCAGCATGCCGCCGTAACCGATCAGCGGCGCGTCGGTTTCGCGGTCCAGCAGCTTGGGCGTGGTGCCCGACGAAATCAGCGCATGGAAGCCGGACACCGCACCGCAGGCGATGGTGATGAAGAGGAAGGGGAACAGATTGCCCGACCACACCGGGCCGCTGCCGTCGATGAACTGGGTGACGGCCGGCATCTGCAACTGCGGCGCAACGATGAAGATGCCCAGCGCCAGACCGACGATGGTGCCGATCTTCAGGAAGGTCGACAGGTAGTCGCGCGGCGCCAGCAGCAGCCACACCGGCAGCACCGATGCGATGAAGCCGTAGCCGATCAGCATCCAGGTCAGTTCGGTGCCGTCGAAGGTGAACATCGGGCCCCACACCGGATCGGCCGCGACCTGGCCGCCGACCACGATGGCTGCCATCAGCAGCAGGAAGCCCACCACCGAAATCTCGCCGATCTTGCCCGGGCGGATGTAGCGCATATACACGCCCATCAGGATGGCGATCGGGATGGTCGCTGCCACCGTGAAGGTGCCCCACGGCGAATGCGCCAGCGCCTTGACGACGATGAGCGCCAGCACGGCGAGGATGATGACCATGATCATGAAGGCGCCGAACAGCGCGATCACGCCCGGCACCTCGCCCAGTTCCGACTTGATCAGGTCGCCCAGCGAGCGGCCGTCGCGACGGGTCGAGATGAACAGCACGATGAAATCCTGCACCGCGCCGGCGAACACGACGCCGGCGAGAATCCACAGCATGCCCGGCAGATAGCCCATCTGCGCCGCGAGCACCGGCCCGACCAGCGGTCCGGCGCCGGCGATGGCGGCGAAGTGGTGGCCGAACAGGATGTTGCGATGGGTCGGCACGTAGTCGAGGCCGTCGTTCTTGGCCCAGGCCGGGGTGATGCGCTTGCCGTCGACTTCGAGCACGCGGTAGGCGATGAAGCGAGCGTAGAAGCGGTAGGCGATGAAGTACACCGATATCGCCGCCAGCACGATCCACAGCGCGCTGATCGTTTCACCGCGCGACAGTGCGACCACGCCCAGCGACGCGGCGCCGAGCAGCGAGAGCGCCGCCCAGCCCAGTTTCGGAAGAAGGTTGTTCATGTGTCTCCTCTCGGGTGCGACCGGTGAACCCGGCCTGCCGACCGCCTCTTTGCGGCCTGCCCGGAGTATGGTTTTCATACAAGACCTGCCGCATCGGGGGCACTACGCAGACGGCGTCCGTGAAAACACGTAGGGGAAAACCCGGGGCGGTCGTGTTGCTGGAGCGGAAAGTTCTGTGGGAGGGGTCTTCTGACCCCGACTGTGACCTGAATCGAAGCCTGAGGACCGCAGCGGCGGTGTTGCGGCCAAGGCCGCTCCCACAGGGATCTCGCCTAAGCCGGAGCCGGGGTTCTGTGGGCGGGGTCTTGACCTCGACAGCGGCCTGTATCGACGCATGCAGATTGCAGCGGCCGTGTCGCGGCCAAGGCCGCTTCCACAGGGATCGCGCCCGAACCGTGGCCTGAGCCTGGGTTCTGTGGGAGGGGTCTTCTGACCCCGACAGCGGCCTGTATCAAAGCCTGCAGATCGCAGCGGCCGTGTCGCGGCCAAGGCCGCTCCCACAAGGATCTCGCCCGAACTGTGGCCTGAGCCTGGATTCTGTGGGAGGGGTCTTGACCCCGACAGCGGCCTGAGCCGAAGCCTGGGTTCTGTGGGAGGGGTCTTCTGACCCCGACAGCGGCGGTGACCAGGCAGACCGTCCTGCCCCCTCTGACACCAACGTGACCGGAGGACCGCTCATTTCGTCCCCGGCGCAGGCCTTATCATTCCATTTCCGCCCTCCGCCCTGCCCCATGCAACTTCGCCTCAAATTCGTGCTGCTGGCCATCGTGCCGCTGCTGCTCGCCATCGCGGCGGTGGCGGCGGTGGTGAAGCTGCAGTCGCAGGCGCTGACCGATGCCGAGCACGCCATCGTCGAACCGGCGCTGATGGATTCGCGCCGGCACGAACTGCAGAACTACGTGACGCTGGCGCTGGCCAGCATCGCCCACCTCGCCAGACGTGACGATCCCGCGGCACGCGACGAGGCGCTGCGCGTGCTGCGTCAGCTGGAATTCGGCAACGACGGTTACTTCTTCGTCTATGACCTGTCGGGCCAGGTGCTGATGCATCCGCGCCAGCCCGATCTGGTGGGGCAAAACCTGTGGGAGCTGCGCGATCCGCAGGGCCGGCCGACCATACAGAACCTGGTGTCCCGCGCACGCGAGGGCGGCGGCTTCGTCGATTTCATCTGGCAGCGCCCCTCCACCGGCCGCATCGAGAACAAGCTGGGCTATGTCGCCACCGTGCCGCAGTGGGGATGGATGGTCGGCACCGGCCTCTACACCGACGACATCGTCGCCGCGCGCGAGCGGATCGACCGCCAGGCGCGCGTCGCCATCCGCAACACCATGGGCGTGATCGCCGGCATCGCGGTGGTGGCGACGCTG encodes:
- the rnk gene encoding nucleoside diphosphate kinase regulator, producing the protein MTNKLNTKPNITLTELDADRLDALLSTLPARNMPGRDALAAELLRADIVPSREVPPDVVTMHSTVRFSIAPANETQSLTLVFPREVGDGDGRVSVLAPVGSALLGLSEGDEIDWPGPSGGTLRVRIDKVVYQPERAGDFAR
- a CDS encoding CobW family GTP-binding protein yields the protein MTPHESIPVTLLTGFLGAGKTTLLNRLLAANHGQRIAVVENEFGAAGIDGALLDRAAVSVVELSNGCICCTVQGELGDALAGLLARRDAGDLAFDRLIVETTGLADPAPVVQTFFNDARLRERYRLDGVVTVVDAVHFDGQFRRERVAASQVAFADRLLISHADLVTPEALYELCTRLQRVNARAPLIVAGSADESWRDLFSIKGFSLDERGLPVRGWHPVSPRAISGIAGMARKSWDDAVGSLLLECEAPLDLERVSAFVDTLINEHSVDLLRYKGILSIESENRRLIFQGVHRIAGFDYGRPWEAGEARMSRVVLIGRHLPAEVLRARFLATVAAPAAAAA
- a CDS encoding YbdD/YjiX family protein → MFKDLARMGEYLGQAARLMVGLPDYDTYVQHMRMKHPDQVPMTYEEFFRERQEARFGGASGKCC
- a CDS encoding carbon starvation CstA family protein, which translates into the protein MNNLLPKLGWAALSLLGAASLGVVALSRGETISALWIVLAAISVYFIAYRFYARFIAYRVLEVDGKRITPAWAKNDGLDYVPTHRNILFGHHFAAIAGAGPLVGPVLAAQMGYLPGMLWILAGVVFAGAVQDFIVLFISTRRDGRSLGDLIKSELGEVPGVIALFGAFMIMVIILAVLALIVVKALAHSPWGTFTVAATIPIAILMGVYMRYIRPGKIGEISVVGFLLLMAAIVVGGQVAADPVWGPMFTFDGTELTWMLIGYGFIASVLPVWLLLAPRDYLSTFLKIGTIVGLALGIFIVAPQLQMPAVTQFIDGSGPVWSGNLFPFLFITIACGAVSGFHALISSGTTPKLLDRETDAPLIGYGGMLMESFVAIMALVAASVIDPGVYFAMNSPAALIGKTAQEAATVISQWGFVVTPEVLTQTAADVGESTIISRAGGAPTLAVGMAHILHQVIGGQGMMAFWYHFAILFEALFILTAVDAGTRAGRFMLQDLMGSFVPAFKRTEALIPNLVATGLCVAAWGYFLYQGVVDPLGGINTLWPLFGVANQMLAAVALVLATVVLVKMKKQRYMWVTVLPTVWLLACTLTAGWQKVFSDNPKIGFLAHAAKFSAAAENGEVLAPAKSIEQMQQVIFNDYVDAALASMFVLVVLSITFFGIRKVLQALRHEHPTVRETHHGVHGETVKA